A genomic region of Bdellovibrionales bacterium contains the following coding sequences:
- a CDS encoding nucleoside deaminase → MNLNEKWMRLALEMAKQGETIGEVPVGAVIVLEGELVAKSHNLRESCLNPTYHAEVLAIQEASQKLGRWRLTGCELYVTLEPCVMCSGAIIQARLDRVIYGARDPKAGAVESLYQILSDSRLNHRPLVAGGVLEEECSQVLKNFFRRKRPADIR, encoded by the coding sequence ATGAATCTAAATGAGAAGTGGATGAGGCTTGCCCTTGAAATGGCAAAACAAGGGGAAACAATTGGAGAAGTCCCGGTTGGGGCCGTCATCGTTCTCGAAGGGGAGCTTGTCGCAAAGTCCCACAACCTGAGAGAATCATGCTTAAATCCAACCTATCATGCTGAGGTCTTAGCTATTCAGGAGGCCTCTCAAAAACTGGGGCGCTGGCGTTTAACTGGTTGTGAGCTCTATGTAACCCTGGAACCCTGTGTGATGTGTTCCGGGGCTATCATTCAGGCCCGTCTTGACCGCGTCATTTATGGCGCCAGGGATCCCAAAGCCGGGGCCGTAGAGTCCCTCTATCAGATTCTTTCCGACTCTCGGTTGAATCATCGTCCTTTAGTTGCTGGTGGAGTCCTCGAAGAAGAGTGCAGTCAAGTTCTCAAGAACTTTTTTCGCCGAAAGAGGCCGGCCGATATTCGTTAG
- a CDS encoding 30S ribosomal protein S21: MALIRIRDSEAFEQAFRRFKKSCEKSGILSEVKKREHYEKPSVQKKKKSIAARKRLVKKLKKVGRGRV, encoded by the coding sequence TTGGCACTGATCAGAATACGTGACAGCGAAGCTTTTGAACAGGCCTTCCGACGATTCAAAAAATCTTGTGAGAAATCTGGGATTTTGTCAGAAGTAAAAAAGCGTGAGCATTACGAAAAGCCCAGCGTGCAGAAGAAGAAAAAGTCTATCGCGGCGCGAAAGCGTCTCGTTAAGAAGTTGAAAAAAGTCGGTCGCGGGCGCGTTTAG
- a CDS encoding ATP-binding cassette domain-containing protein: MIPFENQPPIAISASRLFKRFAPSLPPAVNHLDLQVSVGESVAFLGPNGAGKSTTIKLLCGILVPDHGEAKIMGAPAGSKKANLSLGLVFGARSQLYFHMTVHQCLILQAETYYVSGADQKMRIGELSEIFGATHLLKRRIRELSLGERMRCEIIASLVHRPKVILLDEPTIGLDIGAKLSLREKLKEWQRNEKTTMLLTSHDLGDVEALCERCILINHGEKAYDGRLEQVRGDLSTIRRIKLLLGEGAVSTQDLIKGLREIEGNNPMEKNFEFCLDKTPLPKVMEFLSMNYGTLLQDIQISGVPLEEVIQKRYSRTRTETKQTLC; encoded by the coding sequence ATGATCCCATTTGAAAATCAACCTCCAATCGCCATTAGTGCCTCGCGGTTATTCAAGCGCTTTGCTCCCTCTCTGCCCCCTGCTGTCAATCATCTTGACCTTCAAGTCTCGGTTGGAGAATCCGTTGCGTTTCTTGGGCCAAATGGAGCTGGCAAAAGCACCACTATCAAATTGCTCTGCGGTATTCTAGTTCCAGATCATGGGGAAGCGAAGATCATGGGAGCCCCAGCTGGATCAAAAAAAGCAAATCTCTCACTCGGTTTGGTCTTTGGAGCAAGATCACAACTGTATTTTCATATGACCGTACACCAATGCCTCATTTTGCAAGCTGAAACCTATTACGTCAGCGGTGCAGATCAGAAAATGCGCATCGGCGAACTAAGCGAAATATTTGGCGCCACACACCTTTTAAAAAGGCGAATTCGAGAACTCTCTTTAGGGGAGCGAATGCGCTGTGAGATTATCGCAAGCCTTGTTCACCGGCCAAAAGTGATACTTTTGGATGAACCAACGATCGGCCTAGATATAGGCGCCAAACTGAGCCTTCGTGAAAAATTGAAGGAATGGCAGAGGAATGAAAAAACAACGATGCTTCTCACTAGCCATGACTTAGGCGATGTCGAAGCCCTTTGTGAGCGTTGCATCCTCATCAATCACGGAGAAAAGGCCTATGATGGACGCCTCGAGCAAGTCAGAGGAGACTTGTCTACCATTCGAAGAATTAAACTTTTACTTGGTGAAGGGGCCGTTTCCACTCAAGATCTCATCAAGGGGCTGCGTGAAATCGAAGGCAACAACCCCATGGAAAAGAATTTTGAATTTTGTTTAGATAAAACCCCACTTCCGAAGGTCATGGAATTTTTATCCATGAACTACGGGACCCTTCTTCAAGATATCCAAATCTCTGGAGTTCCACTGGAAGAGGTCATTCAAAAGCGCTACTCACGCACACGAACTGAAACGAAACAGACGTTATGTTAA
- the gmhA gene encoding D-sedoheptulose 7-phosphate isomerase — MTPISVWKNSLTESRQILDDFINDSSQLDRCSKFSHLLIETFKSGGHLFTCGNGGSHCDAMHFAEEWTGRYRKDRKPMGAIALGDASHTTCVGNDFGFDSIFSRQLEGLGREGDLLVGLSTSGNSPNVIRAIEMARNMKIRTVGLLGRDGGKLKDMCDLSITVPAKTSDRIQEMHIKIIHTVIETVEREIFPGNY, encoded by the coding sequence ATGACACCTATTTCTGTATGGAAAAATTCCCTAACTGAATCCCGCCAGATTTTGGACGATTTTATCAATGATTCTAGTCAGTTAGATAGATGCAGCAAGTTTTCTCATCTTCTTATTGAGACCTTTAAAAGCGGTGGTCACCTCTTTACATGCGGAAACGGCGGAAGCCACTGTGATGCAATGCATTTTGCGGAAGAGTGGACGGGTCGATATCGCAAAGATCGCAAGCCCATGGGCGCAATCGCTTTGGGAGATGCAAGCCACACAACCTGCGTTGGAAATGACTTTGGGTTTGATTCCATCTTTTCCCGACAGCTTGAGGGTCTTGGCCGCGAAGGAGATTTGCTTGTGGGGCTCTCGACGAGTGGGAATTCACCCAATGTCATTCGAGCAATTGAAATGGCCAGAAATATGAAGATCCGCACTGTCGGCCTCTTGGGACGCGACGGAGGGAAACTCAAAGATATGTGCGATCTCTCAATTACAGTGCCCGCGAAAACTTCCGATCGGATACAGGAAATGCACATTAAGATCATACACACAGTGATTGAAACTGTTGAAAGGGAGATCTTTCCAGGCAACTATTGA
- a CDS encoding ABC-2 family transporter protein — translation MNLIIRSAGFHFKSHWSSQSNFWIGIAGMLVNNSLTLLGIWAMLFAGKTALVEARDAFFIMNFVLMLAWGMIHVFLGGVTNLDTQINQGSLDLAMVTPRSPFLTLSLTSSDLPAWGDVILGGLGLVIFSFHTGFLFFLHSLVMVFFACVSLYSFFLFAGSLAFWFRRTENAHSVLINMCVAFNTYPIFGGRESGSRWAIFLTPILLAGVIPASFLVQPTMESLALEVIGSLVVLFGARKFFYLGMKRYQSCSILGLQR, via the coding sequence ATGAATCTCATTATCCGCTCAGCTGGGTTTCACTTTAAATCTCACTGGTCGAGTCAATCGAATTTCTGGATTGGCATTGCTGGCATGCTTGTGAATAATTCCCTCACTCTTTTGGGCATTTGGGCCATGCTTTTTGCGGGAAAAACTGCTCTCGTCGAAGCGAGGGACGCTTTTTTTATCATGAATTTTGTTCTCATGTTGGCTTGGGGTATGATCCATGTGTTTTTAGGTGGAGTCACAAATCTGGATACTCAGATCAACCAGGGGAGTCTCGATCTAGCAATGGTAACGCCAAGAAGTCCCTTCTTGACCTTATCCTTGACCAGTTCCGACTTGCCCGCCTGGGGCGACGTGATTTTAGGCGGCTTGGGTCTGGTTATTTTTTCGTTTCACACAGGATTTCTCTTTTTTCTTCATAGCTTAGTCATGGTCTTTTTTGCCTGCGTTTCTCTCTATTCCTTTTTCCTTTTCGCTGGATCACTGGCCTTTTGGTTTCGCCGAACCGAAAATGCTCATTCCGTCTTAATCAATATGTGTGTGGCGTTCAATACTTATCCCATTTTTGGCGGAAGAGAGAGCGGATCGCGTTGGGCTATCTTTCTAACTCCCATCTTGCTCGCCGGTGTGATACCAGCATCTTTTTTGGTGCAGCCCACAATGGAATCACTCGCTTTGGAAGTGATTGGCAGTCTGGTCGTTCTATTTGGAGCAAGAAAATTTTTTTACTTAGGGATGAAAAGGTATCAGAGTTGCTCCATACTCGGACTTCAGAGATAA
- a CDS encoding aminotransferase class V-fold PLP-dependent enzyme, producing the protein MHHEFGEHGGVNMSIEASTTFSVMDARTLPAIFRGQVGPNQGGCFLYGRHFNPTVYNLGKQLAHMEGSETGYCTSSGMGAISSAVLQYCNSGDEILASHTIYGGTFAFFKDFLPLKCGIKTTFVDVLNLDLVESSFTKNTRILYIETMSNPMLSIPDIPKLANLAHKHGVKLVVDNTFTPLIVSPIKWGADVVIHSLTKFINGASDIIAGAICGPTSLIESLMDLHLGSMMLLGPTLDPHSASSISLRIPHLSLRMKEHSHRALIFAQRLEELRVPVIYPGLPSHPGRSCLDRIRNKEYGYGGLLCIDMETTERAYRLMDLLQNGEKFGIMAVSLGYSETLMTCPASTTSSELSEEELKNAGIRPGLVRLSIGYTGTIEQRWSQFERALNKIGIKKT; encoded by the coding sequence ATGCACCACGAATTTGGCGAACATGGGGGTGTTAACATGTCCATTGAAGCCAGCACGACTTTTTCTGTGATGGATGCAAGGACTCTCCCTGCGATATTTCGTGGACAAGTTGGCCCTAACCAGGGTGGGTGCTTTCTTTACGGAAGGCATTTCAATCCAACCGTATACAACTTAGGGAAGCAGTTGGCCCATATGGAGGGATCTGAGACTGGCTACTGCACTTCCTCAGGAATGGGCGCGATTTCATCTGCCGTTCTCCAATACTGCAATAGCGGGGACGAGATCTTGGCAAGCCACACAATTTACGGAGGAACCTTTGCTTTTTTTAAGGATTTTCTCCCCTTAAAATGTGGAATTAAAACCACTTTCGTCGATGTCTTGAATTTGGATTTGGTCGAAAGCTCCTTCACCAAAAATACACGCATTCTCTACATTGAGACCATGTCGAATCCCATGTTGAGTATCCCAGACATTCCAAAGCTGGCTAACCTCGCTCACAAGCATGGAGTTAAGCTTGTTGTCGACAATACTTTCACTCCCTTGATTGTATCCCCAATAAAATGGGGAGCCGACGTTGTCATTCACTCTCTCACCAAGTTCATTAACGGAGCTTCTGATATTATTGCTGGAGCTATTTGTGGACCGACCTCGCTGATTGAATCTCTGATGGATCTCCATCTGGGCTCCATGATGCTTCTCGGCCCAACTCTAGATCCCCATTCAGCATCTTCCATTAGCCTTCGAATTCCGCACTTATCTCTTCGCATGAAGGAGCACTCTCATCGAGCCTTGATTTTTGCTCAACGATTGGAAGAACTAAGGGTCCCAGTTATTTATCCAGGCCTTCCTTCTCATCCGGGTCGATCATGCTTGGATCGAATCCGAAATAAGGAATACGGCTACGGGGGTCTCCTGTGCATCGATATGGAGACAACTGAACGGGCTTATCGACTCATGGATCTTCTTCAAAATGGAGAAAAATTTGGAATCATGGCTGTGAGCCTTGGGTACTCTGAAACCCTGATGACATGTCCTGCTAGCACCACCTCCAGCGAACTGAGTGAGGAGGAACTCAAAAATGCGGGAATACGACCAGGACTGGTCCGCCTATCAATTGGCTACACCGGCACCATTGAGCAAAGATGGAGCCAGTTTGAAAGAGCACTCAATAAAATTGGAATAAAGAAAACATAA
- a CDS encoding phosphatase PAP2 family protein — translation MTELRFSFPRIFVRLLLIALQVTAIMPVAKASGDPEPTSFNHSQFFEPQLIRDELTSPLKADTRNWLIGGTTLTAALVLLKGEVVDPIQRDFSQRKPLGDFSVLGDYGGRFIPNAIYSGAMFCAYKITNESSYLGFSLIMMKASVYAVATSTLLKVTIQEPRPNDRSDTKSFPSGHTTAAFAFSSVVTAEHGFFPYGLMATALATLTGLSRINDNKHYLHDVVAGATIGTVFGLGVSRVNQSRADSKREQSKIAFPRWQIAPAMTKDFFGLLLSFDLG, via the coding sequence ATGACTGAGCTTCGATTTTCTTTTCCACGAATTTTTGTTCGCCTTTTATTGATTGCCTTACAGGTGACTGCCATCATGCCAGTGGCAAAAGCCTCCGGTGATCCCGAACCCACGAGCTTTAATCACTCACAATTTTTTGAACCTCAATTGATTCGAGATGAGCTCACTTCTCCGCTCAAGGCAGACACTCGGAATTGGCTTATCGGCGGTACCACATTAACTGCCGCTCTCGTCCTCTTAAAGGGGGAAGTCGTCGATCCAATTCAAAGGGATTTTTCTCAACGTAAACCGCTGGGAGATTTCTCTGTTCTTGGCGATTATGGAGGCAGATTTATCCCTAATGCAATTTACTCGGGGGCGATGTTCTGTGCCTACAAAATTACAAACGAAAGTTCCTATCTTGGGTTTAGTCTTATCATGATGAAAGCCAGCGTGTATGCTGTCGCGACGTCTACCCTACTCAAAGTCACAATTCAAGAACCGCGCCCCAACGACAGAAGTGATACAAAATCATTTCCTTCCGGTCACACCACCGCCGCGTTTGCATTTTCGTCCGTGGTGACAGCTGAACATGGTTTCTTCCCTTACGGTCTCATGGCCACAGCTCTAGCCACACTGACAGGCTTGAGTCGAATAAATGACAACAAACACTACCTCCACGATGTTGTGGCCGGAGCCACGATAGGTACGGTTTTTGGTCTTGGAGTCTCAAGGGTCAATCAATCCAGAGCAGACAGCAAACGCGAGCAATCAAAGATCGCCTTTCCTCGGTGGCAAATTGCTCCCGCAATGACGAAGGACTTCTTCGGTCTGTTACTTAGCTTTGATTTAGGATAA
- a CDS encoding YggU family protein translates to MLREIKNGILLSLIVQPNASRSEIIGEHNGSLKLRIKAPPVDGKANEAVESFISELFEVRQRQVTVQRGASSRKKMVEVTGIGMIQAKAILAKQGISSP, encoded by the coding sequence ATGTTAAGGGAAATCAAAAATGGCATTCTACTGAGTTTGATCGTACAGCCCAATGCATCCAGATCAGAGATCATTGGGGAGCACAATGGCAGTCTGAAGCTTCGAATTAAAGCCCCGCCCGTCGATGGAAAAGCCAACGAGGCTGTAGAATCGTTTATATCTGAGCTTTTTGAGGTCCGTCAGAGGCAAGTAACTGTGCAACGTGGGGCGAGTAGTCGAAAAAAAATGGTTGAAGTGACTGGAATAGGAATGATTCAGGCAAAAGCTATTTTGGCCAAGCAGGGAATCAGCAGTCCATAA